The following proteins come from a genomic window of Athalia rosae chromosome 1, iyAthRosa1.1, whole genome shotgun sequence:
- the LOC105690616 gene encoding larval/pupal cuticle protein H1C-like, translating to MKFFIAFSALVALAAAKPHGALLAPAVAYAHVLPGAPIGVDGRVVDTPEVAHAKAEHAAAHINEKVTLANEAVKSADHVVVHGGAPAVISAYSAVPAVVSAYSAPLVHARLVPGAPIGVDGRVVDTPEVAVAKAEHAAAHINEKVTLANEAVKNHAAYSTHNVVSAYSAVAPAVLPLAAAVSAYSPAVVPAISSYSAYSVPHAVSAYSSLAHPAAVSVW from the exons ATGAAATTCTTC ATCGCTTTCTCCGCTCTCGTGGCCTTGGCCGCAGCTAAACCCCACGGTGCTCTTCTGGCGCCCGCGGTGGCCTACGCTCACGTACTTCCTGGCGCTCCGATCGGCGTTGACGGCCGCGTGGTGGACACCCCGGAGGTGGCTCACGCCAAAGCCGAACACGCCGCGGCGCACATCAACGAGAAAGTCACCCTCGCCAACGAGGCCGTAAAGTCTGCCGATCACGTCGTCGTTCACGGAGGTGCTCCAGCGGTGATTTCCGCTTATTCTGCCGTCCCAGCGGTCGTCTCGGCTTACTCCGCACCCCTGGTTCACGCTCGTCTCGTACCGGGAGCACCGATCGGCGTCGACGGGCGCGTCGTCGACACCCCCGAGGTCGCCGTCGCCAAGGCCGAACACGCCGCCGCTCACATCAACGAGAAAGTCACCCTCGCCAACGAAGCGGTGAAGAACCACGCCGCCTACTCAACCCACAACGTTGTTTCCGCTTACTCCGCGGTCGCACCAGCTGTACTTCCGCTCGCCGCCGCCGTCTCCGCGTATTCTCCAGCTGTGGTACCGGCAATTTCCAGTTATTCCGCTTACTCAGTCCCCCATGCTGTATCCGCATACTCGAGCCTCGCTCATCCCGCTGCTGTTTCTGTCTGGTAA
- the LOC105690613 gene encoding uncharacterized protein LOC105690613: MKCFIVLSALVAAVLAKPGYLHQGAVVAPLAYARLVPGAPIGVDGRVVDTPEVAVAKAEHSAAHINERVTLANEAAKSHGAYAAVVPAAAYSTYSGVPSAAFGLLNAYSAPAVAYGKVYSGLAAPVVSAYSGYAHGPKYALGAPLSLDGRVVDTPEVAVAKAAHFNAHAEANARLGHYAGHYGYGYAAAPTLSVWLAFSALVAVALAKPGFLNGLNGHVAVPAPLGHVHVLPGAPIGVDGRVVDTPEVAHAKAEHAAAHINEKVTLANEAIKDRRKLRDLHNSNRPRLASTGFQKPAALIEKQKENTVNMINPAIAITVLFAAANAGHLGVPLAYNGYWNNLGSAPLGRDGSVVDTPEVANAKALHFAEYARAASAATAVPNYAGIYGWGPSGSGYSYGAAPLAADGRVVDTPEVEHAKAVHFAEYARAAAAAAEPSSASSDGSYGWAPSGSGYSYGAAPLAADGHVLDTPEVARAKSLHFAEYAKAAAAAAAAPALHYDAGYDRHAAAAAAPLGRDGAVIETAEVAQARAAHLAAHSAAAARAHSAWYCDNLSKLQGEATDYEVSRTQSESRGEIASTGRQQRYNTKVKTYTQIRYFQTTASRTRNRRYILTMNRLIIFVALAAACNAGYLGSPSPNYGGHSAGPAAAPLQYSPPAPVGQDGSVIDTPEVAQAKAAHFAEYARAAARAAEEKSHQVGPQGNQINYAPQGLGAYSSGPKAHSRQVYENPAQTVNYASPVPSFSSAPHRYDSPAPYALPKSYDAPASKPNYVPAPLAEDGTVIDTPEVAALKAARLAELAEAEARAYKYGGNNNDDYNNGQEYAAAPQRYAAPAAPQQYSGVPSARSYAAPPAPSYHQGYPAPPAAASSPPRYDAPAPTDRDGRVVETPEVAQATAAHLAAHAAAQASYQPRASYHGQQPAYQQPQQIYQQQAYQPQSPRQAYQPQGYQQQHW; encoded by the exons ATGAAGTGCTTC ATCGTTCTTTCCGCCCTGGTTGCCGCAGTCCTGGCAAAGCCCGGCTATCTCCATCAAGGCGCCGTCGTTGCCCCTTTGGCCTACGCTCGTCTCGTTCCGGGTGCTCCGATCGGCGTCGACGGACGCGTCGTCGACACCCCCGAAGTTGCCGTCGCAAAAGCCGAACACTCTGCCGCCCACATCAACGAGAGGGTGACCCTAGCCAACGAGGCGGCGAAAAGCCACGGCGCCTACGCCGCCGTCGTACCAGCCGCTGCTTACTCAACTTATTCCGGCGTCCCTAGCGCAGCCTTCGGTCTCCTCAACGCTTATTCGGCACCGGCCGTTGCCTACGGCAAGGTCTACTCCGGACTCGCCGCTCCCGTTGTGTCCGCCTACTCCGGATACGCGCATGGTCCTAAGTACGCCTTGGGCGCTCCACTGAGTTTGGACGGACGTGTCGTCGACACCCCCGAAGTAGCCGTTGCCAAGGCTGCCCACTTCAACGCTCACGCCGAAGCCAACGCCAGACTCGGACATTACGCCGGACATTACGGATACGGTTACGCGGCTGCACCGACCCTCTCCGTCTGG CTCGCTTTTTCCGCTCTCGTCGCCGTTGCTCTGGCTAAGCCGGGTTTCCTCAACGGATTGAACGGACATGTCGCCGTCCCGGCTCCCCTGGGCCACGTTCACGTACTCCCTGGCGCTCCGATCGGCGTTGACGGCCGCGTGGTCGACACCCCCGAGGTGGCTCACGCCAAAGCCGAACACGCCGCGGCGCACATCAACGAGAAAGTCACCCTCGCCAACGAGGCC ATAAAAGATCGTCGAAAACTTCGTGATCTCCACAACTCAAATCGACCTCGTTTGGCGAGTACTGGATTTCAAAAGCCAGCAGCGctgatcgaaaaacaaaaagaaaacacagTCAACATGATTAACCCTGCG ATCGCGATCACCGTTCTCTTCGCCGCGGCTAACGCCGGACACCTGGGAGTCCCGTTGGCCTACAACGGTTACTGGAACAACTTGGGAAGCGCTCCGTTGGGACGCGACGGCAGCGTCGTCGACACACCGGAAGTAGCAAACGCCAAAGCCCTCCACTTCGCCGAATACGCGAGAGCCGCGTCCGCGGCCACCGCGGTTCCCAATTACGCGGGGATTTACGGCTGGGGTCCCTCGGGATCCGGGTATTCCTACGGCGCCGCTCCCCTCGCCGCCGACGGCCGCGTCGTCGACACTCCGGAAGTCGAGCACGCCAAAGCCGTCCACTTCGCCGAGTACGCTAGGGCAGCCGCGGCGGCGGCCGAACCCTCCTCCGCATCGAGCGACGGAAGCTACGGCTGGGCTCCCTCGGGATCCGGATATTCCTACGGCGCCGCCCCCCTCGCCGCCGACGGCCACGTCCTCGACACCCCCGAAGTCGCCCGAGCCAAGTCCCTCCATTTCGCCGAATACGCTAAGGCCGCGGCGGCAGCCGCGGCGGCTCCCGCGCTCCACTACGACGCAGGATACGATCGtcacgccgccgccgccgccgctccgTTGGGACGAGACGGTGCGGTGATCGAAACCGCCGAAGTCGCTCAGGCCAGAGCCGCTCATCTCGCCGCACACTCCGCCGCCGCTGCCCGAGCCCATTCCGCCTGGTA CTGTGACAATTTGTCCAAGCTTCAGGGTGAGGCAACTGACTATGAGGTCTCAA GAACACAGAGCGAATCGAGAGGAGAGATAGCGAGTACTGGTCGCCAGCAGCGCTATAATACTAAAGTTAAAACGTATACACAGATacgatattttcaaactaccGCATCGCGTACACGCAATCGCCGATATATCCTCACCATGAACCGCCTG ATAATCTTCGTCGCCTTAGCCGCCGCGTGTAACGCCGGTTATTTGGGCTCGCCCTCACCGAATTACGGGGGTCATTCAGCCGGACCGGCTGCGGCGCCGCTCCAGTACTCTCCACCGGCCCCGGTCGGACAGGACGGCAGCGTCATCGACACGCCCGAAGTCGCTCAGGCCAAGGCGGCGCATTTCGCGGAATACGCCAGAGCCGCGGCCCGCGCGGCCGAGGAAAAATCGCATCAGGTCGGCCCCCAGGGTAATCAGATAAATTACGCCCCCCAGGGTCTCGGCGCTTATTCCTCGGGACCGAAAGCGCACTCCCGTCAGGTCTACGAGAATCCGGCTCAAACGGTGAATTACGCGAGCCCGGTGCCATCCTTCTCTTCGGCGCCGCACCGCTACGATTCTCCCGCGCCGTACGCCCTACCCAAATCCTACGACGCGCCGGCGTCGAAACCGAATTACGTGCCGGCACCTCTCGCCGAAGACGGAACCGTGATCGACACCCCCGAAGTAGCCGCTCTCAAGGCGGCGCGTCTCGCCGAACTCGCCGAAGCCGAAGCTAGGGCTTACAAGTACGGGGgaaacaacaacgacgactaCAACAACGGACAAG AATACGCAGCCGCTCCTCAGCGCTACGCAGCTCCGGCCGCTCCCCAGCAGTACAGCGGCGTTCCGTCCGCAAGATCTTACGCCGCTCCCCCCGCACCTTCTTACCATCAAGGATACCCCGCACCTCCGGCTGCCGCCTCTTCTCCTCCGCGTTACGACGCCCCGGCTCCGACCGATCGGGACGGTCGCGTCGTTGAGACACCGGAAGTTGCTCAAGCTACCGCCGCTCATTTGGCGGCTCACGCCGCCGCTCAGGCATCTTACCAACCGAGGGCTTCTTATCACGGCCAACAACCCGCTTATCAGCAACCTCAACAAATTTATCAACAACAGGCCTATCAACCACAGTCCCCTCGACAAGCCTATCAGCCACAAGGATATCAACAGCAACACTGGTGA
- the LOC110117254 gene encoding cuticle protein 2-like translates to MKFFLAFSALVAVALAKPGFLNGLNGHVAVPAPLGHVHVLPGAPIGVDGRVVDTPEVAHAKAEHAAAHINEKVTLANEAVNSADHVVVHAAAAAAATGHAYHRYFY, encoded by the exons ATGAAGTTCTTC CTCGCTTTTTCCGCTCTCGTCGCCGTTGCTCTGGCTAAGCCGGGTTTCCTCAACGGATTGAACGGACATGTCGCCGTCCCGGCTCCCCTGGGCCACGTTCACGTACTCCCTGGCGCTCCGATCGGCGTTGACGGCCGCGTGGTCGACACCCCCGAGGTGGCTCACGCCAAAGCCGAACACGCCGCGGCGCACATCAACGAGAAAGTCACCCTCGCCAACGAGGCCGTAAATTCGGCCGATCACGTCGTCGTTcacgccgccgctgccgccgccgctaccgGACACGCCTACCACAGATATTTCTactga
- the LOC112695022 gene encoding cuticle protein 18.7-like yields the protein MKVIIIISALVSVTLAKPGFIDGFNGHAAVVAPLAYAQVVVPGAPIGPDGRVVDTPEVAVAKAAHAAAHVNEKVALVNEATRNYAAYASPAIVSTYNAPIVAGVHGLAYV from the coding sequence ATGAAGGTAATAATCATCATATCCGCTCTCGTCTCCGTAACTCTGGCCAAGCCAGGTTTCATCGACGGATTCAACGGACACGCCGCGGTCGTGGCTCCCCTGGCCTACGCTCAGGTGGTCGTCCCGGGTGCCCCCATTGGACCGGACGGACGCGTCGTCGACACCCCGGAAGTTGCCGTCGCCAAAGCTGCCCACGCCGCCGCTCACGTCAACGAAAAGGTCGCCCTGGTCAACGAGGCGACCAGAAATTACGCTGCTTACGCTTCCCCGGCGATCGTCTCGACCTACAACGCTCCCATTGTTGCCGGTGTACATGGACTGGCTTACGTATAA